A single region of the Demequina sp. genome encodes:
- a CDS encoding ABC transporter permease gives MKAMILKEFRELRRDRRTMAMLIMLPIVLLVIFGYAANFTIDELHTQVVGPGAEQVAAQLPDLFVVDATLPDGTTQDAKDLVRDNKADVVIDTNVAPPTAYVDGSSLFAAQTAVGAFNAVPDEQLTVEVLFNPDLTTAWVMVPALVGLILTFIGTIITSIGLVKERQTGTLEQLAVMPLKPSDVIVGKIAPYFILASVDMAIVTLLGIWIFDVPFNGNPWLFALGAAIFLFVVLGIGVLISTASQTQAQAIQLAIMILLPQILLSGFIFPLSAMPAAISWIGYCLPLTYFVQISQGIMLRGAGLDSLWPAFVVLAFMAVVIFTGAVLRFRRDLAPSDRRRA, from the coding sequence ATGAAGGCGATGATCCTCAAGGAGTTCCGCGAACTGCGCCGCGACCGGCGCACCATGGCGATGCTCATCATGTTGCCGATCGTGCTGCTGGTGATCTTCGGCTACGCGGCCAACTTCACCATCGATGAGCTGCACACGCAGGTGGTGGGGCCGGGCGCCGAGCAGGTGGCCGCTCAGCTCCCGGACCTCTTCGTCGTGGACGCCACCCTTCCCGATGGCACCACTCAGGACGCGAAGGACCTGGTGCGCGACAACAAGGCGGACGTCGTCATCGACACCAACGTGGCCCCGCCCACCGCGTACGTTGACGGCTCGAGCCTCTTCGCCGCGCAGACGGCCGTGGGCGCCTTCAACGCCGTCCCGGACGAGCAACTCACTGTCGAGGTGCTCTTCAACCCCGACCTCACGACTGCTTGGGTCATGGTCCCCGCCCTGGTGGGCCTCATCCTCACGTTCATCGGCACCATCATCACGAGCATCGGCCTGGTCAAGGAGCGCCAGACCGGCACGCTCGAGCAGCTCGCGGTCATGCCGCTCAAGCCGAGCGACGTGATCGTTGGCAAAATCGCACCGTACTTCATCCTCGCCAGTGTGGACATGGCGATCGTGACCCTGCTCGGCATCTGGATATTCGACGTCCCGTTCAACGGCAACCCATGGCTCTTCGCGCTTGGCGCCGCGATCTTCCTGTTCGTGGTGCTTGGCATCGGCGTGCTGATCTCGACCGCCTCCCAGACGCAGGCCCAGGCGATCCAGCTCGCGATCATGATCCTGCTGCCGCAGATCCTGCTGAGCGGGTTCATCTTCCCGCTCTCGGCAATGCCCGCCGCGATCTCGTGGATCGGCTATTGCCTGCCCCTCACGTACTTTGTGCAGATCTCGCAGGGCATCATGTTGCGCGGCGCCGGCCTGGACTCGCTGTGGCCCGCGTTCGTTGTCCTCGCGTTCATGGCTGTGGTCATCTTCACGGGCGCGGTGCTCCGCTTCCGGCGTGACCTCGCCCCGAGCGACAGGCGACGCGCATGA
- a CDS encoding TetR family transcriptional regulator has translation MTGAQLEGSGRDRILAAAIELFGARGVDGTSMRDIAARAEVSPALVVHHFGSKQGLRDAADAEVMVLLAANRAAMGASIESVARGGADQLGYAALMNVVSNPTLAAYVRRILVDGGPAASALFRAGVAQATDLQRELIDAGIARPTDDVETRAATLIANPLALLILREQITDALGYDPLTPEGLPRWLAGLQELVTRGILNSE, from the coding sequence GTGACCGGCGCGCAACTGGAGGGAAGCGGTCGCGACCGGATTCTCGCGGCCGCGATCGAGTTGTTCGGCGCTCGCGGGGTGGACGGCACGTCGATGCGAGACATCGCGGCCCGCGCCGAGGTGTCCCCAGCACTCGTGGTGCACCACTTCGGGTCCAAGCAGGGGCTTCGCGATGCCGCGGACGCCGAGGTGATGGTGCTGCTGGCCGCGAACCGCGCGGCCATGGGCGCGAGCATCGAGTCGGTGGCCCGCGGCGGCGCAGATCAGCTGGGCTACGCGGCGCTCATGAACGTGGTGTCGAATCCCACCCTTGCCGCGTATGTGCGACGCATCCTTGTGGACGGCGGGCCCGCGGCGTCGGCCCTCTTCCGGGCGGGGGTGGCACAGGCGACCGATCTTCAGCGAGAACTCATCGACGCCGGCATCGCGCGACCCACCGACGACGTCGAGACGCGGGCCGCAACACTCATCGCAAACCCACTGGCGCTGCTGATCCTGCGGGAGCAGATCACGGACGCGCTCGGCTACGACCCCCTCACTCCGGAGGGGCTGCCGCGGTGGCTTGCGGGCCTGCAAGAGCTCGTGACGCGAGGCATCCTCAACTCCGAGTGA
- a CDS encoding phosphatase PAP2 family protein: MSWPLIRRAWWPALVLIGIGVAGYLVLLDWVTEQEWLWALDDPILEWMAAHRTPGLTSFMVLVSWAFGPVVLPLLVAFGGALWGWRTRQWFNVCVLVGSMAAAGLLSLVLKYTVGRPRPPEEFWQEPDGTHTPSFPSGHTLCATTFVLVTGFLAWRTERSVRVFLWWAGVSVVVISAVALSRLYLGYHFLTDVVAGFFAALTILGVAVGVVRAHDFKDDPPFAEPARIS, encoded by the coding sequence ATGTCCTGGCCCCTGATCCGGCGCGCGTGGTGGCCCGCGCTCGTCCTCATCGGCATTGGCGTTGCGGGCTATCTGGTGCTCCTGGATTGGGTGACCGAGCAGGAGTGGCTGTGGGCGCTCGACGACCCCATCCTCGAGTGGATGGCGGCGCATCGCACGCCGGGGTTGACGTCGTTCATGGTGTTGGTCTCATGGGCGTTTGGGCCGGTGGTGCTGCCGCTGCTGGTCGCCTTTGGAGGCGCGCTGTGGGGTTGGCGGACGCGCCAGTGGTTCAACGTGTGCGTGCTGGTGGGGTCGATGGCCGCGGCCGGGCTGCTGTCACTGGTACTCAAGTACACCGTGGGCCGTCCCCGCCCGCCCGAGGAGTTCTGGCAAGAGCCCGACGGCACCCACACGCCGTCATTCCCGTCCGGGCACACGCTGTGCGCGACGACGTTTGTGCTGGTCACTGGGTTCTTGGCGTGGAGGACCGAGAGGTCAGTGCGCGTGTTCCTGTGGTGGGCCGGGGTGTCCGTTGTGGTCATCAGTGCGGTCGCGCTTTCTCGGCTCTACCTGGGGTACCACTTCCTGACCGACGTTGTGGCCGGGTTCTTCGCGGCCCTCACCATCCTTGGTGTGGCGGTGGGGGTGGTGCGGGCGCACGACTTCAAGGATGACCCGCCGTTCGCGGAGCCCGCGCGCATTAGCTGA
- a CDS encoding ABC transporter permease, with translation MLRTVYLKSLRDRLLGVSIGVVALFLTAWMGLWAYSGVDDAEAYISSMPDAYADLIGITRESGTAGLMMSMMFGFMGAFVLGGLAISMGASAIAGEEQDGTMNVLATAPRSRARLHASKAAAYLTLLIGGSFVATASYWLAAKLVGADISTLDLTAATVHLTTVLLFYGILAFAIGAATGNRATASGIATGLLIISFLGAGLLPLIDGWEDVGKIFPWHYISGASPLVNGTNWAQIGVLSAVWVVMLVLGGLAFTRRDLRSGGLASSLADRLRANPRMAEYMDKVRGSGSTKSLAAKAISDKQAVALLAAYGLFVLTIIMGPMFNALAGSLGDVVASMPDAVLAMIGFADYSTPTGWYHGEVLSITGPAIFAIVAVGAGVALATEEKRRTIAVLLSAPVPRSKVAGAKIAALVELTILCGFLLFGGIWLGSIIGGLGIDVSNIASASVLQAGLGLVFGAAAFAVAGCTGRSNAAAWTGTGVALGGWAIATFAGVNDNLDWLARLSPFHWALGNYPLDNGMNWGGLIALLGTSFVLVAVGWLGYQRRDLRG, from the coding sequence ATGCTCCGCACCGTCTATCTGAAGTCGCTCCGCGACCGCCTCCTGGGCGTGAGCATCGGCGTGGTCGCGCTGTTCTTGACCGCCTGGATGGGCCTGTGGGCGTACTCGGGTGTCGACGACGCCGAGGCCTACATCTCGTCGATGCCCGACGCCTACGCGGACCTCATTGGCATCACCCGCGAGTCCGGCACGGCCGGCCTCATGATGTCGATGATGTTCGGCTTCATGGGCGCGTTCGTGCTCGGCGGGCTCGCGATCTCGATGGGCGCCTCGGCCATAGCGGGCGAGGAGCAGGACGGCACGATGAACGTCCTCGCCACGGCTCCCCGCAGCCGCGCGCGCCTGCACGCGTCCAAGGCCGCCGCGTATCTGACGCTGCTGATCGGCGGCTCCTTCGTCGCGACCGCGAGCTATTGGCTCGCCGCCAAACTGGTGGGCGCGGACATCTCCACCCTCGATCTCACGGCCGCCACCGTGCACCTCACCACGGTGCTGCTCTTCTACGGAATCCTGGCCTTCGCCATAGGTGCCGCCACGGGAAACCGAGCCACAGCGTCGGGCATCGCAACCGGGCTGCTGATCATCAGCTTCCTCGGTGCGGGCCTGCTGCCGCTCATCGACGGCTGGGAGGACGTAGGCAAGATCTTCCCCTGGCACTACATCTCCGGAGCATCGCCGCTGGTAAACGGCACGAATTGGGCGCAGATCGGCGTGCTCAGCGCCGTGTGGGTGGTGATGCTGGTGCTGGGTGGCCTCGCGTTCACGCGCCGCGACCTGCGCTCCGGCGGACTCGCGAGTTCGCTCGCCGACCGGCTCCGCGCCAACCCGCGCATGGCCGAGTACATGGACAAGGTGCGCGGCTCGGGCTCCACCAAGAGCCTCGCCGCTAAGGCGATCAGCGACAAGCAGGCGGTGGCGCTGCTCGCGGCCTACGGCCTCTTCGTTCTCACGATCATCATGGGGCCCATGTTCAACGCGCTCGCGGGCTCGCTTGGCGATGTGGTCGCCTCCATGCCCGACGCTGTACTCGCCATGATCGGTTTCGCCGACTACTCCACGCCAACGGGCTGGTATCACGGCGAGGTGCTCTCGATCACGGGCCCGGCGATCTTCGCGATCGTGGCTGTGGGCGCGGGCGTTGCGCTCGCTACGGAGGAGAAGCGGCGCACCATCGCGGTGCTGCTCAGCGCGCCCGTCCCGCGATCGAAGGTGGCCGGCGCCAAGATCGCGGCACTCGTGGAGCTCACGATTCTGTGCGGGTTTCTGCTCTTCGGCGGCATCTGGCTGGGCTCGATCATCGGCGGGCTCGGCATCGACGTCAGCAACATCGCGTCCGCATCCGTGCTCCAGGCGGGGCTGGGGCTGGTGTTTGGCGCCGCGGCCTTCGCCGTGGCTGGCTGCACCGGGCGCTCAAACGCCGCCGCGTGGACCGGCACCGGGGTGGCGCTGGGTGGCTGGGCCATCGCGACCTTCGCAGGCGTGAACGACAACCTCGACTGGCTCGCGCGGCTGTCGCCCTTCCACTGGGCGCTCGGCAACTACCCACTCGACAACGGCATGAACTGGGGCGGGCTGATCGCGTTGCTCGGGACCTCGTTCGTGCTGGTGGCGGTGGGCTGGCTGGGCTATCAGCGCCGCGATCTGCGCGGCTGA
- a CDS encoding ABC transporter ATP-binding protein yields the protein MTDAPAIEVDHLTKNYGNFTAVDDLTLTIEHGEIFGFLGPNGAGKSTTIRSILDLIRPTAGACRVLGLDSRRDAVEIRRSLGFLPADLALYPNLTGRRTIEYLANLRGGVDMTRVEELAQRFDAELDRKVGEYSSGNRQKIGLILAFMHNPRVVILDEPITGLDPLVQLEFHTLMREHVAAGNTVFLSSHTLSEVERVADRVAFIRRGRLVAVERMSELQEKSLRRVTLEFPEPVPASAFDGVEGVHDAASEGTTVTARYEGAMAPLLAVATAHGVLSLTTASVDLDELFLEYYRETADQGEAA from the coding sequence ATGACCGACGCACCAGCCATCGAGGTGGACCACCTCACCAAGAACTACGGCAACTTCACCGCCGTCGACGACCTAACACTGACCATTGAGCACGGCGAGATCTTCGGCTTCCTCGGCCCCAACGGCGCTGGGAAGTCCACGACGATCCGCTCGATCCTTGACCTCATCCGTCCAACGGCGGGTGCGTGCCGCGTGCTCGGGCTCGACTCCCGGCGTGACGCGGTGGAGATTCGCCGCTCGCTCGGGTTCCTGCCCGCGGACCTCGCGCTCTATCCCAACCTCACGGGCCGACGCACCATCGAGTACCTCGCGAACCTGCGCGGCGGCGTGGACATGACGCGCGTCGAGGAGCTCGCGCAGCGCTTTGACGCCGAGCTCGACCGCAAGGTGGGCGAGTACTCGAGCGGAAACCGGCAGAAGATCGGGCTCATCCTCGCGTTCATGCACAACCCGCGCGTCGTCATCCTGGACGAGCCCATCACGGGGCTGGACCCGCTGGTGCAACTCGAGTTCCACACCCTCATGCGCGAGCACGTCGCCGCTGGCAACACCGTGTTCCTCTCGAGCCACACGCTGAGCGAGGTGGAGCGCGTCGCGGACCGGGTCGCGTTCATTCGCCGGGGGCGCCTGGTGGCCGTTGAGCGCATGAGCGAGCTTCAGGAGAAGTCGCTGCGCCGCGTGACGCTCGAGTTCCCGGAGCCCGTGCCCGCGAGCGCATTCGACGGCGTGGAAGGGGTCCACGACGCGGCCTCCGAGGGCACCACGGTCACTGCCCGCTACGAGGGCGCAATGGCGCCGCTGCTCGCGGTCGCCACCGCCCACGGCGTCCTCAGCCTCACCACCGCCTCCGTGGACCTCGACGAGCTCTTCCTCGAGTACTACCGCGAGACCGCGGACCAGGGCGAAGCGGCCTGA
- a CDS encoding MarR family transcriptional regulator, which produces MRAAAYWENLGLSHSAGAILSHLMVCEPPALTQPQIASALGLSAGTVSTQLGILSRIGLVERARGPGERSGRYQLPHNVWTHLVLSEGERIRGLRTLAQAGVAALPPSRQDRITSLDLMVRFWEAEWPVLQQRFEDFVREDSP; this is translated from the coding sequence ATGAGGGCCGCGGCGTACTGGGAGAACCTGGGCCTCTCACACTCTGCGGGCGCGATTCTCAGCCACCTCATGGTGTGCGAACCGCCAGCCCTCACCCAGCCCCAGATCGCCTCCGCCCTTGGCCTATCCGCGGGCACCGTCTCCACCCAGTTGGGCATCCTGAGCCGCATCGGCCTCGTTGAGCGTGCGCGCGGGCCGGGAGAGCGGTCGGGGCGCTACCAGCTTCCTCACAACGTCTGGACGCATCTTGTCCTCTCGGAGGGAGAGCGGATCCGCGGCCTCCGCACGCTGGCCCAGGCGGGAGTCGCCGCGCTCCCGCCGTCACGGCAGGACCGCATCACGTCGCTTGACCTGATGGTTCGCTTCTGGGAGGCCGAGTGGCCCGTGCTCCAGCAGCGGTTTGAAGACTTCGTTCGAGAGGACTCACCATGA
- a CDS encoding histidine phosphatase family protein: protein MAKGKLAHGETLPQCAIREVAEETGKQIVLGQPLPTLRYPVGAGRQKVVRYWAAQVASPEGRAVQARPPVKIAPKHEVDRVRWLTVEQAMTKITFPDDLRPLEVLAEAHANDRLETRAFVLVRHARARRRKAWDGEEDERPLTKAGQRRARQLVPLIAAFGVTHVSSSPATRCMETIAPYAKAAKLPIKTYPALTEPGHGGAAAHRRGDDQPVEQGRQQGRVRAPPHVADGGGDDAGSYQAIYAGSAAAQEPVPARGRRDRGACGRHGVGAAGRGGGDAPAARAPVERYLKRRRAGCT, encoded by the coding sequence GTGGCCAAGGGCAAGCTCGCCCACGGCGAGACGCTCCCGCAGTGCGCCATCCGCGAGGTCGCCGAAGAGACCGGCAAGCAGATCGTGCTCGGCCAGCCGCTTCCGACCCTGCGCTACCCCGTGGGCGCTGGCCGGCAGAAGGTGGTCCGCTACTGGGCGGCGCAGGTCGCCTCGCCGGAAGGCAGGGCGGTGCAAGCCCGGCCGCCGGTGAAGATCGCGCCCAAGCACGAGGTGGACCGCGTGCGCTGGCTCACCGTGGAGCAGGCGATGACCAAGATCACCTTCCCGGACGACCTCCGGCCCCTCGAGGTGCTCGCTGAGGCCCACGCCAACGATCGGCTCGAGACCCGCGCCTTCGTGCTGGTGAGGCACGCGCGTGCCCGACGCCGCAAGGCCTGGGACGGCGAGGAAGACGAGAGGCCGCTCACCAAGGCGGGGCAGCGTCGGGCACGACAACTGGTGCCGCTCATTGCGGCGTTTGGGGTGACCCACGTGTCGTCGTCGCCGGCGACGCGGTGCATGGAGACGATCGCGCCCTACGCGAAGGCGGCCAAGCTCCCCATCAAGACCTATCCCGCGCTCACCGAGCCCGGGCATGGAGGCGCCGCTGCGCACCGCCGAGGTGATGATCAACCAGTTGAGCAAGGGCGGCAACAGGGCCGTGTGCGTGCACCGCCCCACGTTGCCGACGGTGGTGGAGATGATGCGGGCAGCTACCAGGCCATATACGCGGGGAGCGCTGCCGCGCAAGAACCCGTACCTGCCCGCGGGCGGCGTGATCGTGGCGCATGTGGTCGACACGGAGTCGGGGCCGCGGGCCGTGGCGGTGGAGACGCACCTGCTGCACGTGCACCCGTAGAGCGCTACTTGAAGCGACGCCGGGCCGGTTGCACCTGA
- the msrB gene encoding peptide-methionine (R)-S-oxide reductase MsrB — protein MSPNKIIKTDAEWRAQLNDFEFSVLREAATERPWTGALLDEKRPGVFRCRACGAELFSSGTKFDSHCGWPSFYEAKDNDAVTLIEDRTHGMVRTEVRCAACDSHLGHVFPDAPQTPTGDRFCINSVSLTFDEAVE, from the coding sequence ATGTCCCCCAACAAGATCATCAAGACCGACGCCGAATGGCGCGCCCAACTCAATGACTTCGAGTTCTCGGTGCTGCGCGAGGCGGCGACCGAGCGTCCGTGGACGGGCGCCCTCCTCGACGAGAAGCGTCCGGGCGTATTCCGCTGCCGAGCGTGTGGCGCGGAGCTGTTCTCCTCGGGCACCAAGTTCGACTCGCACTGCGGCTGGCCCTCGTTCTACGAGGCCAAGGACAACGACGCGGTGACGCTCATCGAGGACCGGACCCACGGCATGGTGCGCACCGAGGTGCGCTGCGCCGCGTGCGACTCGCACCTTGGGCACGTCTTCCCCGACGCGCCGCAGACGCCAACCGGCGACCGGTTCTGCATCAATTCCGTGTCGCTCACGTTCGACGAGGCGGTCGAGTAA
- a CDS encoding DUF1540 domain-containing protein: protein MPVAIGLPIVSSCSVDTCGFNHEAGCHAGAINVSATADGTHCVTATHTDTPAGRAAVAAVGACSRTDCIHNDAMACTADAIQVGTNFDTAHCLTFATA, encoded by the coding sequence ATGCCGGTCGCCATCGGACTCCCGATCGTCTCTTCGTGCTCCGTCGACACCTGCGGCTTCAACCACGAGGCCGGGTGTCACGCGGGCGCCATCAACGTCTCCGCAACGGCAGACGGCACGCACTGCGTAACCGCCACCCACACGGACACCCCCGCCGGCAGGGCGGCGGTCGCGGCCGTTGGCGCGTGCTCGCGGACGGACTGCATTCACAACGACGCCATGGCCTGCACGGCCGACGCGATCCAGGTGGGCACCAACTTCGACACCGCGCACTGCCTCACCTTCGCCACGGCGTAA
- a CDS encoding AzlC family ABC transporter permease — MTRRTFLRIGPRQWSDAWDGCKAIAPLMVGCAIFGMAFGALVRDAGINPWAGLFATTTVVAGASQIAIVEAVRANAPAVVAILTALLINARLALYSAALAPMWAAFPRRWRLGLAYFMTDQSAVIAMREADEPDPVRRRWFAFGASVPFVGVWVVGSAAGLALGPVIPEQWQVGFIVPLMFIAVMVPGLRNAAQFVTVLGATLVVLAGRTWPYGLNVFFGIITGMAAGATFEAWQEKRRAGTTSRAEGEAA; from the coding sequence ATGACGCGCCGCACCTTCCTGCGCATTGGACCGCGCCAATGGTCCGACGCTTGGGACGGCTGCAAGGCGATCGCGCCCTTGATGGTGGGTTGCGCCATCTTTGGGATGGCGTTCGGCGCGCTCGTGCGGGATGCGGGCATCAACCCCTGGGCGGGACTCTTCGCCACCACAACGGTGGTCGCGGGCGCGAGCCAGATCGCGATCGTTGAGGCCGTGCGGGCGAACGCCCCGGCGGTGGTCGCGATTCTCACGGCGCTGCTCATCAATGCGCGGCTCGCGCTGTATTCAGCTGCGCTCGCGCCGATGTGGGCGGCGTTCCCTCGCCGCTGGCGGCTCGGTCTCGCCTATTTCATGACGGATCAATCGGCCGTCATCGCGATGCGCGAGGCCGACGAGCCCGATCCCGTTCGCCGACGCTGGTTCGCCTTTGGCGCGTCGGTCCCGTTCGTGGGGGTGTGGGTGGTGGGGTCCGCGGCGGGGCTCGCGCTCGGTCCCGTGATCCCGGAGCAGTGGCAAGTGGGCTTCATCGTGCCGCTGATGTTCATCGCGGTGATGGTGCCCGGCCTCCGCAACGCCGCCCAATTCGTCACGGTCCTGGGCGCCACGCTCGTTGTGCTCGCGGGCCGCACCTGGCCCTACGGGCTCAACGTGTTCTTCGGCATCATCACCGGCATGGCGGCAGGGGCGACGTTCGAGGCCTGGCAAGAGAAGCGTCGGGCCGGAACCACTAGCCGCGCGGAGGGCGAGGCCGCGTGA
- a CDS encoding AzlD domain-containing protein, translating to MNIWLIFLIAAIGTYLIRISGVVLLKDEERIPTPVRRALRMVGPAAMGAIIVNALFLDHGEWREFGAWHIAAAVAVIVALWRRSEGWSMLAGAVVFAVLIATSL from the coding sequence GTGAACATCTGGCTCATCTTCCTCATCGCGGCGATCGGCACCTACCTGATCCGCATCTCGGGCGTGGTGCTGCTCAAGGACGAGGAGCGCATTCCCACTCCCGTGAGGCGAGCGCTGCGCATGGTGGGGCCTGCGGCGATGGGCGCGATCATCGTCAATGCGCTGTTCCTGGACCACGGCGAGTGGCGCGAGTTCGGCGCGTGGCACATCGCGGCCGCGGTTGCGGTGATCGTGGCGCTGTGGCGGCGCAGCGAGGGCTGGTCGATGCTCGCGGGCGCGGTGGTGTTCGCGGTGCTCATCGCGACATCGCTCTAG
- a CDS encoding YciI family protein has translation MTQYLLSVHHDYEAPLPSNAEQIFADVDAFNATIAGQSVFGGGLEPPHTSTVVANHDGQLVVTDGPFAETKEALGGFWVIDVPDLDAALEIAGRATTACRAPIEVRPFESE, from the coding sequence ATGACCCAATACCTGCTGTCCGTCCATCACGACTACGAAGCCCCGCTGCCGAGCAACGCGGAGCAGATCTTCGCGGACGTGGACGCCTTCAACGCCACCATCGCGGGCCAGTCCGTGTTCGGCGGCGGCCTCGAGCCCCCGCACACGTCCACCGTCGTCGCGAACCACGACGGCCAGCTGGTCGTCACCGACGGACCCTTCGCCGAGACCAAGGAGGCGCTCGGCGGCTTCTGGGTCATCGACGTTCCTGACCTCGACGCGGCGCTGGAGATCGCCGGCCGCGCCACCACAGCCTGCCGCGCGCCCATCGAGGTGCGCCCCTTTGAATCGGAGTAG
- a CDS encoding YciI family protein, producing the protein MTQYLFSVIHDYVNNPPMADPVKDAEMFKRVGDFNDSIKDKILFMGGLHAPDSAFRAQGTMVTDGPFAETNEMIGGLWVIEAQEDEVRDLAKRASEACGVPVEVRPFQSI; encoded by the coding sequence ATGACCCAGTACCTGTTCAGCGTTATTCACGACTACGTCAACAACCCGCCCATGGCGGACCCCGTCAAGGACGCGGAGATGTTCAAGCGCGTCGGCGACTTCAACGACTCGATCAAGGACAAGATCCTCTTCATGGGTGGGCTGCATGCGCCGGATTCGGCATTCCGCGCCCAGGGCACCATGGTGACCGACGGCCCGTTCGCGGAGACCAACGAGATGATCGGCGGTCTGTGGGTCATCGAGGCCCAGGAGGATGAGGTCCGCGATCTCGCGAAGCGCGCCAGCGAAGCCTGCGGCGTCCCCGTAGAAGTCCGACCCTTCCAGAGCATCTAG
- a CDS encoding YciI family protein, producing the protein MLFLLAAQDRPDSPFNLMANHEEVWRDLTALDDALRAAGAYVFSRGLQPPDAAVTFRAQGTGEVAEAPGPYGPSTLSGMWIIDVASEPEARDWARRCAAAHRCDVELRPFQPHVSEYL; encoded by the coding sequence GTGCTGTTCCTCCTCGCCGCCCAGGACCGTCCGGATTCGCCCTTCAACCTCATGGCCAATCATGAGGAGGTGTGGCGGGACCTCACGGCCCTGGACGACGCCCTGCGCGCGGCGGGCGCCTACGTCTTCTCCCGTGGTCTGCAGCCGCCCGACGCTGCGGTCACCTTTCGCGCGCAGGGCACCGGGGAGGTGGCGGAGGCACCGGGCCCGTACGGGCCGTCGACTCTCAGCGGGATGTGGATCATCGACGTGGCCTCGGAGCCTGAGGCCCGCGACTGGGCACGGCGGTGCGCGGCAGCGCACCGGTGCGACGTTGAGTTGCGGCCGTTCCAGCCGCACGTGAGCGAGTACCTGTGA
- a CDS encoding phosphotransferase: MSGLPQGHSAVTLETARALVAEQFPQYADLALGEPEIGWDNAMFRLGDRLAIRMPRIEPAVGSLLKERALLHRLGEGWTFPFPRIVADGAPGQGYPWPWSIITWLEGEIAAVRPLSVEGSQALAAAIAQIHEPAPADAPFNDEQSIALHEREAALLPALESLAAVTGPGGERLDAERALGVWEEALAADPPARAVWAHADLHPFNVLADELGGLAGIIDWGDMAACDPAVDLGFAHMLTDAAGMAAALAAYRELREADPAFEARARGVGLERSVRLAAWHEPLTAACGWRGLGSLGLTVSA; encoded by the coding sequence GTGAGCGGCCTTCCGCAGGGCCACTCCGCCGTGACCCTGGAGACGGCGCGCGCGCTAGTGGCCGAGCAGTTCCCTCAGTACGCGGACCTGGCGCTCGGCGAACCCGAGATCGGGTGGGACAACGCGATGTTTCGGCTCGGCGACAGGCTCGCGATCCGCATGCCCCGCATCGAGCCCGCGGTGGGCTCGCTGCTCAAGGAGCGCGCGTTGCTGCACCGGCTCGGCGAAGGGTGGACGTTCCCGTTCCCACGCATCGTCGCCGACGGTGCGCCCGGCCAGGGCTATCCGTGGCCGTGGAGCATCATCACGTGGCTCGAGGGGGAGATCGCGGCGGTGCGTCCACTGAGCGTCGAGGGGTCCCAAGCCCTGGCAGCGGCGATCGCGCAGATCCATGAGCCCGCACCCGCCGACGCACCCTTCAATGACGAGCAGTCGATCGCGCTTCACGAGCGCGAGGCCGCGCTCCTGCCTGCCCTGGAGTCGCTCGCGGCCGTTACCGGCCCGGGTGGTGAGCGGCTGGATGCCGAGCGTGCGCTTGGCGTCTGGGAGGAGGCGCTGGCGGCAGATCCGCCTGCTCGCGCGGTGTGGGCGCACGCGGACTTGCATCCGTTCAACGTCCTCGCGGACGAGCTGGGCGGGCTCGCGGGCATCATCGACTGGGGGGACATGGCCGCCTGCGACCCTGCAGTGGACCTGGGCTTCGCTCACATGCTCACGGATGCCGCCGGCATGGCAGCCGCCCTCGCCGCGTATCGCGAGCTGCGGGAGGCAGACCCGGCCTTCGAGGCCAGGGCACGCGGCGTCGGGCTTGAACGGAGCGTGCGCCTCGCCGCCTGGCACGAGCCGCTCACAGCCGCCTGCGGATGGCGGGGCCTGGGGAGCCTCGGGTTGACGGTCTCTGCCTGA